GGTACCAATCTAAAAAAACAAAGGTATATCCTGAATCAGCAAAAAATAATGGAAACTGGATATATGCAATTAAAATTCGCCGAAGAATTACAGAAGTAGCTAGTAATAAAATGGAAAAGATTAAAAATAATATTAGTTTCTTCTTATAAATTAGAGGCAAGATAAAGTAAATAAAGAAATAGGTGGAAACTATTGTCAAGGGTAGATTCATCAAACTACTCAATAGTATTTTTACAAAATCAAGATCATATAGTCCTTGAAAAAAACTGATCATAAGCCAATAAACCATCCAAAAAAGCAGATGCTCCAAAATTCTTTTTATGTCCCAAACTTTCGTCATAGCAAGCAAAGATATCTCATTTCATAAATAATTTGATACTTTATCTACATATAGCTGATTCAGGTCAATAAAACTGACTTTAAGTATACAAAAATAGGCCTGTATACAGTATTAATCTTTCCATTGACTCTAAGAATGAATCTGTTGAAATAGTTTTTTTGTAAAAAACCATATAGCTAGTTTTAGCCAGAATTTAACCCAAAAACATCATCATCATGAAAAGATTAATTTACATGGCATTATTAGTTTTCGCCACCTTAAACATCAATGCACAGCAGTTTAGCAAAGTAATTACCGGAGAGATAGTAAATACTCCAAGTGGTTCGCGTAGCTGTAATTTTATTGATATTAATAATGATGATTTTCAGGATATACTGATCACAAATGGTAAAACAGGCGGTGAGAATAATATGATATATATTAATAATAACGGTGAGTCATTTAGTTTGATGGAGAGTGTTATTACTAATGACGGAACACCATCTGATGGAGCAAGTTGTGCGGATTATGATAATGATGGAAATACTGATGTGTTTATTGTAAACTGGTATAATATGAATAACCTCCTCTATAAAAATATGGGTGAAGGTGTTTTCAATAAAATAGACACAGGCCTTATTGCCACCAATGGCGGGTATTCAGAAACCGCCTCTTGGGGCGATGCAGATAATGACGGTTTCGTTGATCTTTATATAACAAATAGCGCAGGTAACAAGGCAAACACATTATTCAGAAATACGGGAACAGGATTTTTTGAGGAAGTCGTAAATATTAGTCCCACAACCGATAGTTATTATTCCCGATCAGTAAATTGGATTGACTATGATAATGATGGTGATCAGGATTTATTTGTTAGTAATGAAAGCAATCAAAAGAATAACCTATACCGAAACGATGGGAATTTTCAATTTACGAAATTGACCGATATCTCTATCACATCAGACAATTATACCTCAATTAGTAGTAGTTGGGGCGACTACGATAATGATGGGGATTACGATTTATTTATCAGCAACTATCAACAAAACAACCAGTTATTTAAAAACGAAGGTAATGATATCTTTACAGAAGTATCTGGACCTTGGGATACTGAGGAGGATTGCTCATTTAGTTCCTCTTTTGGTGATTATGATAACGATGGTGATTTGGATTTGTTCGTCACAAATGGCTATTGTTCAAATGATCTACAGAATCATCTATACAGAAATGATGGTGATGATGGCTTTATAAAAGTTACGGATGAACTTCCAGCAACAGATCTGGGAAACTCCTATGGGTGTGCCTGGGGCGATTATGACAATAATGGTTTTCTAGACTTGGTGGTTGCCAATTGGCAAGATGAAACACAAAACAACTATTTGTATAAAAACGAAGGAAACCAAAATAATTGGATTAAAATAAATCTGACTGGTTTGATAACAAACCAGTCGGCTATTGGAGTAAAGGTAAGATGCAAAGCACAAATCGATGGAAACTCCATTTGGCAAACTAGAGAAGTCAGTTCGCAATCAGGCTATTGTAGTCAAAATAGTTTGGTAGTTCATTTTGGTTTAAAAGACGCAATAGTAATCGATAGTCTGCAAATACAATGGACTTCTGGTATGATACAAAACTTTACAAATCTGGCACCCAATGATCTGATTCATATAACTGAAGATATTAATACAGGAGTAGGAGTTCACACAAAAAAGATCTCTATATATCCTAACCCAATAAAAGACTATTTAACTCTAAAAAGCCCGGAATTAGGTGCTGAAGATACACAGATCGAAATATTTAATCTGCAAGGGGATATAGTTTTTAATTCTTTAATAAAACCCATACAAAATGTAGCTATTATTGATTTAAATGAACTAAGCAAAGGTATATACATTTTAAAAATTAGGGATGTAGCTTTCCAAGAAAACATGAAAATTATTAAAGAATAAAAAACCGTGCTAGTCATAAGTGGACTTTCTTATCAAAATCAATCTAATAGCTAAGTAATTTTTAAAACTATTAATAAGTATGATAAGAAAACCTAGATATAAGAGCAAGCACTTTTAATGTAACAATCTGATGGTCAATGCCATCATTTAAATAGCGAAAATTCAAAAACTTTAAATTATGAAACAAGAAAAAAGCACCATTCATCAAATAGAAAAAATAGGAGCAATATCAGGCATTGTATCTGTGTTTTTCTATTTCGGAGCAGCAGTATTACCACTTCCATTAACTTTAGGTCAACTGATTGGTTTTGCCTTCCCATTGCTTTGGATTATTTCATACATGGGTTTGTATCATTTCCTAAAAAAAACTCACCACACACCAACATTAGAAATTGCTTATATTTTTGGAATCATTGGTGGAGCTCTGGCTTGCACATTAATAGTAGTACAACAAGCTAATATAATGTGGAATCAAGAGGCCTTGGCTTTAGCTCCTTCGGAAGATACAAAAGCACTTTTAAAGGCCACTTTCAAAGGAGCTAATCGTGTGCAAGCTGGACTTGATGTGGCTTTCGATATTTTCATTACCATCTCCTTATTCTTCTTTGGTTTGAATATTGCTAAATCACCCAAATTCCCAGCTTTTCTTGGGTATATTTGTTCTTTGATTGCTGCTACATTGTTAATTTTAAATATGATCACTTTCCCAAATTCACCTGCAAGTTCAGGTTTATTTGATGTAGGTCCGTTTATGGGCATTTGGATGCTCGTCATATATATCTGGTTTACAGTAGTTTTATTCAAGAAAAAAAACAGCCTTTAGTCCTCTATCTAAAATATTACTGAGATGAAAAATTCCATTCTTTTAATCGCAATGCTGCTTTGCATGTTTCATGTAAAGTCGCAGCAAAATCCTTTTGTTCAATGGTCCTTCGAAACCAATGGAAAAATCCTGTCTCATCCAATCATTGATGAAGAGGGTATTTATTTTGGCAGTAATGACTCTATTTTCTATAGGCTTGATTTAAAAACGGGACAGCAAATTTGGAATTTGAAAACCAAGTCAAGCATACAGTCAAAAGCATTGATAAATAAGGACATGGTATATTTTAAAAGTGGAAATGATGTTTTTGCATTGCATAAAGATAGCGGAGAACAAGTCTGGTGTTACAGTAGTAAGGATAAACAAGGCTCTTCTCAAATTGACCCCTGGGATTATCATAGTGGTGCTCCAGCAATTTTCAATTCAATAATATATTTTGGTTTAGGAAATGGTGAATTGAAAGGATTCGATTTGAAAA
The genomic region above belongs to Lentimicrobium sp. L6 and contains:
- a CDS encoding FG-GAP-like repeat-containing protein, whose translation is MKRLIYMALLVFATLNINAQQFSKVITGEIVNTPSGSRSCNFIDINNDDFQDILITNGKTGGENNMIYINNNGESFSLMESVITNDGTPSDGASCADYDNDGNTDVFIVNWYNMNNLLYKNMGEGVFNKIDTGLIATNGGYSETASWGDADNDGFVDLYITNSAGNKANTLFRNTGTGFFEEVVNISPTTDSYYSRSVNWIDYDNDGDQDLFVSNESNQKNNLYRNDGNFQFTKLTDISITSDNYTSISSSWGDYDNDGDYDLFISNYQQNNQLFKNEGNDIFTEVSGPWDTEEDCSFSSSFGDYDNDGDLDLFVTNGYCSNDLQNHLYRNDGDDGFIKVTDELPATDLGNSYGCAWGDYDNNGFLDLVVANWQDETQNNYLYKNEGNQNNWIKINLTGLITNQSAIGVKVRCKAQIDGNSIWQTREVSSQSGYCSQNSLVVHFGLKDAIVIDSLQIQWTSGMIQNFTNLAPNDLIHITEDINTGVGVHTKKISIYPNPIKDYLTLKSPELGAEDTQIEIFNLQGDIVFNSLIKPIQNVAIIDLNELSKGIYILKIRDVAFQENMKIIKE
- a CDS encoding DUF4386 family protein, which encodes MKQEKSTIHQIEKIGAISGIVSVFFYFGAAVLPLPLTLGQLIGFAFPLLWIISYMGLYHFLKKTHHTPTLEIAYIFGIIGGALACTLIVVQQANIMWNQEALALAPSEDTKALLKATFKGANRVQAGLDVAFDIFITISLFFFGLNIAKSPKFPAFLGYICSLIAATLLILNMITFPNSPASSGLFDVGPFMGIWMLVIYIWFTVVLFKKKNSL